In the genome of Pelobacter seleniigenes DSM 18267, one region contains:
- a CDS encoding radical SAM protein produces MAFLSNSAAAARVSGRLLFKKRVPGQLVIQYTDHCNASCPQCGMRTSNKFPRATLEKARAKKIIRHAAAKGISALSFTGGEPFLFLDQICQLATYAGNCGIRYIRTGTNGYLFRNSAQAGFTDRIRRIADQLAATPIRNIWVSLDSSDVATHEQMRGLPGVVRGIEKALPIFAERGLYLSANLGINRNFAGVKHDRERLEYADFLRGFDRFYSFVHDLGFTIANVCYPMYSAPDQAPAEAVYAATAADRVVYFSTAEKLELFQALSDCIPNHRDKLRIFTPRCSIHALLKQYQGHAELSSPCRGGKDFFFVDSASGQTFPCGYRGEEKLGFMWELDTTSCATSTPCRRCDWECFRDPSELFAPLLQIRQSPLQLLRRLCADPSFFKLWLEDLLYYRACHYFNGRIAPNSQRLESWQQLQPTISGSTF; encoded by the coding sequence ATGGCGTTCCTCTCCAACAGCGCAGCCGCCGCCAGGGTCAGCGGTCGGCTGCTGTTCAAAAAACGCGTTCCCGGTCAGCTGGTCATTCAATATACCGATCATTGCAACGCCAGTTGCCCACAGTGCGGCATGCGAACCAGCAATAAATTCCCGCGCGCCACGCTGGAAAAAGCCCGCGCCAAAAAAATCATTCGCCACGCTGCAGCCAAGGGGATTTCAGCGCTCTCCTTCACCGGCGGCGAGCCTTTTCTGTTCCTCGATCAAATCTGCCAGCTGGCGACCTATGCGGGAAACTGCGGCATCCGCTACATTCGCACCGGCACCAATGGCTATCTGTTCCGTAATTCCGCCCAGGCCGGTTTCACCGACCGGATCAGACGCATCGCCGACCAACTGGCCGCAACCCCGATCCGCAACATCTGGGTCAGCCTTGACTCCTCGGACGTCGCCACACATGAACAGATGCGCGGCCTGCCCGGGGTGGTGCGCGGCATTGAAAAAGCCCTGCCGATCTTTGCCGAGCGCGGCCTCTACCTCTCCGCCAACCTCGGCATCAACCGCAATTTTGCCGGGGTAAAGCACGACCGCGAGCGCCTCGAATACGCTGATTTTTTGCGCGGCTTCGACCGCTTCTACAGTTTTGTCCACGACCTCGGCTTTACCATCGCCAATGTCTGCTACCCCATGTACAGCGCGCCGGACCAGGCCCCTGCGGAAGCGGTTTATGCCGCCACCGCCGCCGACCGGGTCGTCTACTTCAGCACGGCTGAAAAGCTGGAGCTGTTTCAGGCCCTGTCCGACTGCATCCCGAACCACCGCGACAAACTGCGTATTTTCACCCCCCGCTGCAGCATTCACGCCCTGCTCAAACAGTACCAGGGGCATGCAGAGTTAAGCTCGCCCTGCCGGGGCGGCAAGGACTTTTTCTTTGTCGACAGTGCCAGTGGCCAGACCTTCCCCTGCGGTTATCGCGGGGAGGAGAAGCTTGGTTTCATGTGGGAACTGGACACGACCAGCTGTGCAACGTCGACCCCTTGCCGCCGCTGCGACTGGGAATGTTTCCGCGACCCTTCGGAACTGTTCGCCCCCCTGCTGCAAATACGCCAGTCTCCGCTCCAGCTGCTGCGCCGGCTGTGTGCCGATCCCAGTTTCTTCAAACTCTGGCTGGAAGACCTGCTCTACTACCGCGCCTGCCACTATTTCAACGGTCGCATTGCCCCCAACTCACAACGTCTGGAAAGCTGGCAGCAGCTTCAGCCGACCATCTCCGGCAGCACATTCTGA